A region of Acidimicrobiales bacterium DNA encodes the following proteins:
- the nuoL gene encoding NADH-quinone oxidoreductase subunit L, producing the protein MLHAAYLLPLLPLAGFVVLAAAGRRLGDPWAGWLGTATVAGSFVVACVVYAGLVSRAAPFRSFTQDLFTWIPVGGLQVKAALLVDPLSMTMALFVTGVSALIHLYSIGYMKGDPDYPKFFLYLNLFVASMLLLVLGNNLLFTFVGWEGVGVCSYWLIGFWFGRDSAASAGKKAFIYNRLADVGFLIAVFLVFSKTGTLDYTGIFSHLSAIGGGTGTAVCLLLFGAAAGKSAQLPLFPWLADAMEGPTPVSALIHAATMVTAGVYLMCRISPVLAQSHTAQLVVASIGATTAFVAATIGCAQSDIKKVLAYSTVSQLGYMFLAVGTGAYEAAIFLMVAHAFFKALLFLGAGSVIHGLHDEQDLKKMGNLRRFMPLTFATFAVGWLAIAGIPPLSGFFAKGDVLDNAFARFPVLWVVGLVTAALTAYYMTRLAALAFWGDDRWRAVLGARPSASTSAPDAHDHGGAVPHEAPPVMALPLVVLAALALVGGLLHLPWHPSWDPLGWLRPVFGTALFDAHQSSGTRWALGIVDSVVAVTGLAVSFPLWSRRPDAPALEPAVLRRAYFLDDVYDALIGRPGQAFATFCATVVEARVIDGAVNGVGRLARATGGGLRRVQTGFVRQYALGIVFGLVVLLAWMASRAWS; encoded by the coding sequence ATGCTCCACGCCGCCTACCTGCTGCCGCTGCTGCCGCTCGCCGGCTTCGTCGTGCTCGCGGCCGCCGGGCGCCGGCTGGGCGATCCCTGGGCCGGCTGGCTGGGCACGGCCACGGTGGCGGGGTCCTTCGTGGTGGCCTGCGTGGTCTATGCCGGGCTCGTCTCGCGGGCGGCCCCGTTCCGGTCGTTCACGCAGGACCTGTTCACGTGGATCCCGGTGGGCGGGCTGCAGGTGAAGGCGGCGCTGCTCGTCGACCCGCTGTCGATGACGATGGCGCTGTTCGTGACGGGTGTGAGCGCGCTCATCCACCTGTACTCCATCGGCTACATGAAGGGCGATCCCGACTACCCGAAGTTCTTCCTCTACCTGAACCTCTTCGTGGCGTCGATGCTGCTGCTCGTGCTGGGCAACAACCTCCTGTTCACCTTCGTGGGGTGGGAGGGCGTCGGGGTGTGCTCCTACTGGCTGATTGGCTTCTGGTTCGGGCGCGACAGCGCGGCCAGCGCGGGGAAGAAGGCCTTCATCTACAACCGCCTGGCCGACGTCGGGTTCCTCATCGCCGTCTTCCTCGTCTTCTCCAAGACCGGGACCCTCGACTACACCGGGATCTTCTCCCACCTGTCCGCCATCGGCGGCGGGACGGGCACGGCGGTGTGCCTGCTGCTGTTCGGGGCCGCGGCGGGGAAGTCCGCCCAGCTGCCGCTGTTCCCGTGGCTGGCCGACGCCATGGAGGGCCCCACGCCGGTGTCGGCCCTGATCCACGCGGCGACCATGGTCACCGCGGGCGTCTACCTGATGTGCCGTATCAGCCCCGTCCTCGCCCAGTCGCACACCGCCCAGCTGGTGGTGGCCTCGATCGGGGCCACCACCGCCTTCGTGGCCGCCACCATCGGCTGCGCCCAGAGCGACATCAAGAAGGTGCTCGCCTACTCGACGGTGTCGCAGCTCGGGTACATGTTCCTGGCCGTGGGGACCGGGGCCTACGAGGCCGCCATCTTCCTCATGGTCGCCCACGCCTTCTTCAAGGCGCTGCTCTTCCTCGGGGCGGGATCGGTGATCCACGGGCTGCACGACGAGCAGGACCTCAAGAAGATGGGGAACCTGCGGCGGTTCATGCCGCTCACGTTCGCCACCTTCGCCGTGGGCTGGCTGGCCATCGCCGGGATCCCGCCCCTGTCGGGCTTCTTCGCCAAGGGGGACGTGCTCGACAACGCCTTCGCCCGGTTCCCGGTCCTGTGGGTCGTGGGCCTCGTCACCGCCGCGCTGACGGCCTACTACATGACCCGGCTGGCGGCTCTGGCGTTCTGGGGCGACGACCGCTGGCGCGCCGTGCTGGGGGCCCGCCCCTCGGCGTCGACGTCGGCACCCGACGCCCACGACCACGGCGGCGCCGTGCCCCACGAGGCGCCGCCGGTGATGGCGCTCCCGCTCGTCGTGCTGGCGGCGCTGGCCCTCGTCGGCGGCCTGCTGCACCTGCCGTGGCACCCGAGCTGGGACCCGCTCGGGTGGTTGCGCCCGGTCTTCGGCACCGCCCTGTTCGACGCCCACCAGTCGTCGGGCACCCGGTGGGCCCTCGGCATCGTCGACTCGGTGGTGGCCGTGACGGGGCTGGCGGTGTCCTTCCCGCTGTGGTCGCGCCGCCCCGACGCGCCCGCGCTCGAGCCCGCCGTGCTCCGGCGCGCCTACTTCCTCGACGACGTCTACGACGCGCTCATCGGCCGCCCGGGCCAGGCGTTCGCCACCTTCTGCGCCACGGTGGTCGAGGCCAGGGTCATCGACGGCGCCGTGAACGGCGTGGGCCGGCTGGCGCGGGCCACGGGGGGCGGGCTGCGGCGGGTGCAGACCGGCTTCGTCCGCCAGTACGCGCTGGGCATCGTGTTCGGCCTGGTCGTCCTGCTCGCCTGGATGGCATCGAGGGCGTGGTCATGA
- the nuoK gene encoding NADH-quinone oxidoreductase subunit NuoK yields MSLAGGWYLGLAAVVFCIGALGLLVRRNVLVMFMCVELMLNAANLTFVTFARMLNDVGGQALVFFTLVVAAAEVVVGLGIVVAIFRRRRTATADDLHIMRG; encoded by the coding sequence GTGAGCCTCGCCGGTGGCTGGTACCTCGGGTTGGCCGCGGTGGTGTTCTGCATCGGCGCGCTCGGCCTGCTGGTGCGGCGCAACGTCCTCGTCATGTTCATGTGCGTCGAGCTCATGCTGAACGCCGCCAACCTGACCTTCGTGACCTTCGCCCGCATGCTGAACGACGTCGGGGGCCAGGCGCTCGTGTTCTTCACCCTGGTGGTGGCGGCGGCCGAGGTGGTCGTCGGCCTCGGCATCGTCGTCGCCATCTTCCGCCGCCGCCGGACCGCCACCGCCGACGACCTCCACATCATGCGGGGCTGA
- a CDS encoding NADH-quinone oxidoreductase subunit J, whose amino-acid sequence MLTATLATLVTVLGTATRVDAFTFAVAAAVVLAGAVGVVVARNPVHAALMLVMTLFGVAVLFVEQQANFLAAVQVIVYAGAIVVLFLFVIMFLGVDREENVAEEPLRAQRPLAVGLVVLALAGLLLMGIGAHWSVGARSVAGPARGQAGGDVAALGRSVFTTYLFAFEVTSALLVIAVVGAVVLARRPGGASGAPVDEADDVVGAVPTPITGSGADGAAPAPAQAEELFVAGGSSGADAEEPAS is encoded by the coding sequence ATGCTCACCGCCACGCTGGCCACCCTCGTCACCGTGCTGGGCACCGCCACCAGGGTGGACGCCTTCACCTTCGCCGTGGCCGCCGCCGTGGTCCTGGCGGGCGCCGTCGGCGTGGTGGTGGCCCGCAACCCGGTGCACGCCGCGCTGATGCTCGTCATGACCCTCTTCGGCGTGGCCGTGCTCTTCGTCGAGCAGCAGGCCAACTTCCTGGCGGCCGTGCAGGTGATCGTGTACGCCGGCGCCATCGTCGTGCTCTTCCTCTTCGTGATCATGTTCCTCGGCGTCGACCGCGAGGAGAACGTGGCCGAGGAGCCCCTGCGGGCCCAGCGGCCCCTGGCCGTGGGGCTCGTGGTGCTGGCCCTCGCCGGCCTGCTGCTCATGGGGATCGGCGCCCACTGGTCCGTCGGCGCCCGGTCGGTGGCCGGCCCCGCCCGCGGCCAGGCCGGCGGGGACGTGGCCGCCCTGGGGCGCTCGGTGTTCACGACCTATCTGTTCGCCTTCGAGGTGACCTCGGCGCTCCTGGTGATCGCCGTGGTGGGCGCCGTCGTCCTGGCCCGCCGGCCCGGAGGGGCGTCGGGCGCGCCCGTGGACGAGGCCGACGACGTCGTCGGGGCCGTGCCCACGCCCATCACCGGCTCGGGCGCCGACGGCGCGGCCCCGGCCCCGGCGCAGGCGGAGGAGCTCTTCGTGGCGGGCGGCTCGTCGGGCGCCGACGCCGAGGAGCCGGCGTCGTGA
- the nuoI gene encoding NADH-quinone oxidoreductase subunit NuoI yields the protein MGFLDGLRDELSFLGGFKVTLQQMARTRVTWQYPLQKKPKPIRQHGRHVLNRYEDGMEKCIGCELCAGVCPADCIYVRGADNVPSDPVSPGERFGFVYEINYLRCIHCDMCVEACPTEAITETKLFEFSFTNRADAIYTKDELLVDDDGRPRRLPWEDWREGDDLHTSGWMRATSPSGVAAYEGRVQWSGELGYGVRAPEGGQSANRDDVATGNRQLRDTFSAHLDDIDRNPDQQGARGVMSRLRDRVQLRTGSLRRRSDGR from the coding sequence ATGGGGTTCCTCGACGGGCTGCGCGACGAGCTGAGCTTCCTCGGCGGGTTCAAGGTGACCCTCCAGCAGATGGCGCGCACCCGCGTCACGTGGCAGTACCCGCTCCAGAAGAAGCCGAAGCCGATCCGCCAGCACGGGCGCCACGTCCTCAACCGCTACGAGGACGGTATGGAGAAGTGCATCGGGTGCGAGCTGTGCGCCGGGGTGTGCCCGGCCGACTGCATCTACGTGCGCGGCGCCGACAACGTGCCGTCCGACCCGGTCTCGCCGGGCGAGCGTTTCGGCTTCGTGTACGAGATCAACTATCTGCGCTGCATCCACTGCGACATGTGCGTGGAGGCGTGCCCCACCGAGGCCATCACCGAGACCAAGCTCTTCGAGTTCTCCTTCACCAACCGGGCGGACGCCATCTACACGAAGGACGAGCTGCTCGTCGACGACGACGGCCGGCCCCGCCGCCTGCCGTGGGAGGACTGGCGCGAAGGCGACGACCTGCACACTTCGGGCTGGATGCGGGCGACGTCGCCGTCGGGCGTGGCCGCCTACGAGGGCCGCGTGCAGTGGTCGGGGGAGCTGGGGTACGGCGTGCGCGCCCCGGAGGGCGGCCAGAGCGCCAACCGTGACGACGTCGCCACCGGCAACCGGCAGCTGCGCGACACCTTCTCGGCCCACCTCGACGACATCGACCGCAATCCCGACCAGCAGGGGGCGCGCGGCGTGATGAGCCGCCTGCGCGACCGGGTCCAGCTGCGGACGGGCTCGCTGCGCCGCCGGAGCGACGGCCGCTGA
- the nuoH gene encoding NADH-quinone oxidoreductase subunit NuoH, with the protein MGHLLALGDPLFAHGVHWVELLIVVIKVLVAFGALLVSVMLMIWFERKIISDMQARIGPNRAGPWGLLQTLADGIKLFFKEDLLPERADKFVFKLAPYLSILPAFLAFAIVPVGGLVTVFGHTFELQVADPPIGILFLLAMSSVSVYGVMLAGWSSGSKYPLLGSVRASAQMISYEAALGMTVTMVVLLAGSLSTRAIVDAQSHTFIGSWYLIRTGILPFFLFMIAITAELTRPPFDLVEAEQELVGGFNTEYSSIRFALFFMAEFMNVITMSAIVVTLFLGGPDGPTAHVFILSWLIPVAWFLGKTLIFLFVYVWLRAALPRLRYDQLMDLGWKVLIPLSLGWVLVLAAFLVGRWWGVGVIVALVVAGGLLLRSIVVGAGAGGTTEEIDAPEVVS; encoded by the coding sequence ATGGGACACCTCCTCGCCCTCGGCGACCCGCTGTTCGCGCACGGCGTGCACTGGGTCGAGCTGCTCATCGTCGTCATCAAGGTGCTGGTCGCCTTCGGTGCCCTGCTCGTCTCGGTCATGCTCATGATCTGGTTCGAGCGCAAGATCATCTCGGACATGCAGGCCCGCATCGGCCCGAACCGCGCCGGCCCGTGGGGCCTGCTGCAGACGCTCGCCGACGGCATCAAGCTGTTCTTCAAGGAGGACCTCCTCCCCGAGCGCGCCGACAAGTTCGTGTTCAAGCTGGCCCCCTACCTGTCGATCCTGCCCGCCTTCCTGGCGTTCGCCATCGTGCCGGTCGGGGGCCTCGTGACGGTGTTCGGGCACACGTTCGAGCTGCAGGTCGCCGACCCGCCCATCGGGATCCTGTTCCTGCTGGCGATGTCGTCGGTCTCGGTCTACGGCGTCATGCTGGCGGGCTGGTCGTCGGGCTCGAAGTACCCGCTGCTCGGATCGGTGCGCGCCTCGGCGCAGATGATCTCCTACGAGGCCGCCCTGGGGATGACGGTGACGATGGTGGTGCTGCTGGCGGGGTCGCTGTCGACCCGGGCCATCGTGGACGCCCAGTCCCACACGTTCATCGGGAGCTGGTACCTGATCCGCACCGGCATCCTTCCCTTCTTCCTTTTCATGATCGCCATCACCGCCGAGCTCACGCGCCCGCCGTTCGACCTGGTGGAGGCGGAGCAGGAGCTCGTGGGTGGCTTCAACACCGAGTACTCGTCCATCCGCTTCGCCCTCTTCTTCATGGCCGAGTTCATGAACGTCATCACCATGTCCGCCATCGTGGTGACGCTGTTCCTCGGCGGCCCCGACGGGCCCACCGCCCACGTGTTCATCCTGTCGTGGCTGATCCCGGTGGCCTGGTTCCTCGGCAAGACCCTGATCTTCCTGTTCGTCTACGTGTGGCTGCGCGCCGCCCTGCCGCGGCTGCGCTACGACCAGCTGATGGACCTCGGCTGGAAGGTCCTGATCCCGCTGTCGCTCGGGTGGGTCCTCGTCCTGGCGGCGTTCCTGGTGGGACGGTGGTGGGGGGTGGGCGTGATCGTGGCGCTCGTCGTCGCCGGCGGCCTGCTGCTGCGCTCCATCGTGGTCGGGGCGGGCGCGGGCGGCACCACCGAGGAGATCGACGCGCCCGAGGTGGTGTCCTGA
- the nuoG gene encoding NADH-quinone oxidoreductase subunit NuoG — protein sequence MADPVATSHHAISQPADPDATVTFSLDGREVTAPAGEFLIAAAERAGTFIPRFCYHPRMKPVGMCRMCLVEVSGPRGATLQPACYVTVAEGMEVDTTSEKTKKAQVGVLELLLVNHPLDCPVCDKGGECPLQDQTLGYGPGESRFLEEKRHWAKPIPISELVLLDRERCIQCGRCVRFAAEVAGEAQIDFLGRGDTVEVSVFEDHAFTSYFSGNTVQICPVGALTASPYRFTARPWDLDQVESTCTLCAFGCRAAVQSSANRVTRLLGIDSDPLNHSWLCDKGRFGYEAVNAEDRLTVPLVRGTGERDAAGAALVPASWAEALSTAAARLAQVRAEHGPESIGVIGGARLSNEDAYAWAKLAKSVLGTDSVDAQLADGLPAEVVLGLPRATVDDACRARCVVVLAGDLREELPVLFLRLRGAAVDGGVPVVELAARSGALGEFATASLAYRPGEAAALARAVAAGGERPESVDEGAWEAARGALGRAGDGGEGVVVVLGRPSMAEHAELVAAAAAALAEAWPAARFLPALRRGNVMGAIDMGLAPGLLPGRVGLDEGRHWYTAAWGSVPPARGRDTTGILRALADGTMHALVLVGADPVGDFPDRALAEEALRRAGLVVAVDAFLSSSSALADVVLPTASAHERAGTTTNIEGRVTRVAQKLVAPGQCWPDWMVAVELAERLSADLGFASVAEIWDEVERLAPSHAGITRAALDAPGGRDGIVAPLASSPVRISSRASLAPFDPVATPGIEAVEIQGAPPRAGLAEPLGGDDGNGAGNDDGNGAGHGDGNGAGSAAARPRPLQWPQPVDAPHVPAPDSYSLRLVAPRHLYDGGVFVEACASLAALAPPATVQANPYDLDRLGVTTGERVRVRSARGALVLRAVADDGVPRGVASIGFNLAATAAASDGDGATAGTAGEAAATVFAGASALIDAGDPVVDVRLETL from the coding sequence ATGGCTGACCCCGTCGCCACCTCGCACCACGCCATCTCGCAACCGGCCGACCCCGACGCCACGGTCACCTTCTCGCTCGACGGGCGCGAGGTCACGGCCCCGGCGGGCGAGTTCCTCATCGCCGCGGCCGAGCGGGCGGGGACGTTCATCCCGCGGTTCTGCTACCACCCGCGCATGAAGCCCGTCGGCATGTGCCGGATGTGCCTGGTCGAGGTGTCCGGGCCCCGTGGGGCGACGCTCCAGCCGGCTTGTTACGTCACCGTGGCCGAGGGCATGGAGGTGGACACGACCTCGGAGAAGACGAAGAAAGCCCAGGTGGGCGTGCTCGAGCTCCTCCTCGTCAACCACCCCCTGGACTGCCCCGTGTGCGACAAGGGCGGGGAGTGCCCCCTGCAGGACCAGACCCTCGGGTACGGCCCGGGCGAGAGCCGCTTCCTCGAGGAGAAGCGCCACTGGGCGAAGCCGATCCCCATCTCCGAGCTCGTGCTGCTCGACCGCGAACGCTGCATCCAGTGCGGCCGCTGCGTGCGCTTCGCCGCCGAGGTGGCCGGCGAGGCGCAGATCGACTTCCTCGGGCGCGGCGACACCGTCGAGGTGAGCGTCTTCGAGGACCACGCCTTCACGTCGTACTTCAGCGGCAACACCGTGCAGATCTGCCCCGTCGGTGCCCTCACGGCCTCGCCGTACCGGTTCACGGCCCGTCCCTGGGACCTCGACCAGGTGGAGTCGACGTGCACGCTGTGCGCCTTCGGCTGCCGCGCCGCGGTGCAGTCGTCTGCCAACCGGGTGACGCGCCTGCTCGGCATCGACAGCGATCCCCTCAACCACAGCTGGCTGTGCGACAAGGGCCGGTTCGGCTACGAGGCCGTGAACGCCGAGGACCGCCTGACGGTGCCGCTCGTGCGCGGCACCGGGGAGCGCGACGCGGCCGGCGCCGCGCTGGTGCCGGCGTCGTGGGCCGAGGCGCTGTCGACCGCGGCAGCGCGCCTGGCGCAGGTCCGGGCCGAGCACGGCCCCGAGTCCATCGGCGTGATCGGGGGGGCCCGGTTGTCCAACGAGGACGCCTACGCGTGGGCCAAGCTCGCCAAGTCGGTGCTCGGCACGGACTCCGTCGACGCCCAGCTCGCCGACGGCCTGCCCGCCGAGGTGGTGCTGGGCCTGCCCCGGGCCACCGTCGACGACGCCTGTCGCGCCCGGTGCGTGGTCGTCCTCGCCGGCGACCTGCGCGAGGAGCTGCCGGTGCTCTTCCTCCGCCTGCGGGGCGCCGCCGTCGACGGCGGGGTGCCCGTGGTCGAGCTGGCGGCGCGCTCGGGCGCCCTGGGCGAGTTCGCCACGGCGTCGCTCGCCTACCGGCCCGGCGAGGCCGCCGCCCTGGCCCGCGCCGTCGCCGCCGGCGGGGAGCGCCCGGAGTCGGTCGACGAGGGCGCGTGGGAGGCCGCACGCGGTGCGCTGGGGCGCGCCGGCGACGGGGGCGAGGGCGTGGTGGTCGTGCTCGGCCGGCCCTCGATGGCGGAGCACGCCGAGCTGGTGGCCGCCGCCGCCGCCGCCCTGGCCGAGGCGTGGCCCGCGGCGCGCTTTCTTCCGGCACTGCGCCGGGGCAACGTCATGGGTGCGATCGACATGGGCCTCGCACCGGGCCTCCTGCCGGGCCGTGTGGGTCTCGACGAGGGCCGCCACTGGTACACCGCGGCGTGGGGCTCGGTCCCCCCGGCGCGCGGCCGCGACACCACCGGCATCCTGCGGGCGCTGGCGGACGGGACCATGCACGCGCTCGTGCTCGTGGGGGCCGACCCGGTCGGCGACTTCCCCGACCGGGCCCTGGCCGAGGAGGCCCTGCGCCGCGCCGGGCTGGTGGTGGCCGTCGACGCCTTCCTGTCGTCGTCGTCGGCGCTCGCCGACGTCGTGCTGCCGACCGCCTCGGCCCACGAGCGCGCCGGGACGACGACCAACATCGAGGGCCGCGTGACCCGCGTGGCCCAGAAGCTGGTGGCACCCGGCCAGTGCTGGCCGGACTGGATGGTGGCCGTCGAGCTGGCCGAGCGGCTGAGCGCGGACCTCGGTTTCGCCAGCGTCGCCGAGATCTGGGACGAGGTCGAGCGCCTGGCCCCCTCGCACGCCGGGATCACCCGAGCCGCCCTCGACGCGCCCGGCGGGCGCGACGGCATCGTCGCCCCGCTGGCGTCGTCACCCGTGCGCATCTCCTCCAGGGCCTCGCTGGCCCCCTTCGACCCCGTGGCCACGCCCGGCATCGAGGCCGTCGAGATCCAGGGGGCTCCGCCGCGCGCCGGGTTGGCCGAGCCCCTCGGCGGCGACGACGGCAACGGCGCCGGCAACGACGACGGCAACGGCGCCGGCCATGGCGACGGCAACGGCGCCGGCAGCGCCGCCGCCCGCCCCCGGCCCTTGCAGTGGCCCCAGCCCGTGGACGCCCCGCACGTGCCCGCGCCCGACAGCTACTCGCTGCGCCTCGTGGCGCCGCGCCACCTCTACGACGGGGGCGTGTTCGTGGAGGCGTGCGCCTCGCTCGCCGCCCTGGCGCCGCCGGCCACGGTGCAGGCGAACCCGTACGACCTCGACCGCCTCGGTGTCACCACCGGTGAGCGCGTGCGCGTGCGCTCGGCCCGTGGCGCCCTCGTCCTGCGGGCGGTCGCCGACGACGGCGTCCCGCGCGGGGTGGCCTCGATCGGCTTCAACCTGGCCGCCACCGCGGCCGCATCGGACGGGGACGGCGCCACCGCCGGCACCGCCGGGGAGGCTGCGGCGACCGTCTTTGCGGGCGCGTCGGCGCTGATCGACGCCGGTGACCCCGTCGTCGACGTCCGGCTGGAGACGCTGTGA
- the nuoF gene encoding NADH-quinone oxidoreductase subunit NuoF, whose translation MAVTEAPRIVTSRLGHEDSHTLERYLATGGYEGLRKALTMTPAAVASEVDAVSLLGRGGAGFPAGRKWSMLRQAPTTYLVVNGDESEPATFKDHMLVERDPHQLIEGVVIAAYAIQASRAFVYVRGEFALGLERVQAALNEAYEHGAVGADIFGSGFSVDVVVHPGAGAYICGEETALLESLEGKRGFPRIKPPYFPAAIGLYGEPTVVNNVETLSNLPWVMVNGSEAFTALGAGRSTGTRLFALAGHVHNPGVYEVEMVKTTFRDLVYDPGLGGGIPGGRQLKAIIPGGVSAPWFGPGQLDLPLGQDEVGEAGSMLGSGSIVVMDDSTCVVRAAWRITRFFWRESCGQCTPCREGSGWLEKILRRIEDGAGRESDVDLLMDVCDNLAPGVSWPPQQTTICVLGSSIPSSIASAIRMFRDEFLVHVKEGGCPHG comes from the coding sequence ATGGCGGTGACCGAGGCACCCCGGATCGTCACGTCGCGCCTCGGGCACGAGGACTCGCACACCCTGGAGCGCTACCTCGCCACCGGCGGCTACGAGGGCCTGCGCAAGGCGCTGACCATGACGCCCGCGGCCGTGGCGAGCGAGGTCGACGCCGTCAGCCTCCTCGGCCGGGGCGGGGCCGGCTTCCCGGCCGGGCGGAAGTGGTCGATGCTGCGCCAGGCGCCCACCACCTACCTCGTGGTGAACGGCGACGAGAGCGAGCCCGCCACCTTCAAGGACCACATGCTCGTCGAGCGCGACCCGCACCAGCTCATCGAAGGGGTGGTCATCGCCGCCTACGCCATCCAGGCGTCGCGTGCCTTCGTCTACGTGCGCGGCGAGTTCGCCCTCGGCCTCGAGCGCGTGCAGGCGGCGCTCAACGAGGCCTACGAGCACGGCGCCGTGGGTGCGGACATCTTCGGGTCGGGGTTCTCCGTCGACGTGGTGGTCCACCCCGGTGCGGGCGCCTACATCTGCGGCGAGGAGACCGCCCTGCTGGAGAGCCTCGAGGGCAAGCGGGGCTTCCCCCGCATCAAGCCGCCCTACTTCCCCGCCGCCATCGGGCTCTACGGCGAGCCCACCGTCGTCAACAACGTGGAGACGCTGTCCAACCTGCCGTGGGTCATGGTCAACGGCTCGGAGGCGTTCACCGCGCTCGGGGCCGGCCGCTCCACGGGCACCCGCCTCTTCGCCCTCGCCGGGCACGTGCACAACCCCGGCGTCTACGAGGTGGAGATGGTGAAGACCACCTTCCGCGACCTCGTGTACGACCCCGGCCTGGGCGGCGGGATCCCCGGCGGCCGCCAGCTGAAGGCCATCATCCCCGGCGGGGTGTCGGCCCCGTGGTTCGGGCCGGGCCAGCTCGACCTCCCCCTCGGCCAGGACGAGGTGGGGGAGGCCGGCTCGATGCTCGGGTCGGGGTCGATCGTGGTGATGGACGACTCCACCTGCGTGGTGCGGGCCGCCTGGCGCATCACGCGCTTCTTCTGGCGCGAGTCCTGCGGGCAGTGCACGCCGTGCCGCGAGGGCAGCGGTTGGCTCGAGAAGATCCTGCGGCGCATCGAGGACGGCGCGGGCCGCGAGTCCGACGTCGATCTGCTCATGGACGTCTGCGACAACCTGGCGCCCGGCGTGTCCTGGCCGCCCCAGCAGACCACCATCTGCGTGCTCGGCTCCTCCATCCCCTCCTCCATCGCGTCGGCCATCCGGATGTTCCGTGACGAGTTCCTCGTGCACGTCAAGGAGGGGGGCTGCCCCCATGGCTGA
- a CDS encoding NAD(P)H-dependent oxidoreductase subunit E, whose amino-acid sequence MTSPAAGGHLSAEVVARARALIGLYPHPRSALIPICHLAQEQDGWLCPEAIEEIAGLLGLEPAEVLGTASFYEMLHTEPVGTYVISLCTNIACMLRGAYDLLEHVETSLGVRPGATTADGMFTLEDAECIADCGRAPCLQVNHRFVGDVTPASFDRLVDDLRAGRLADEIPPHGTLVRVRRAGGLRVDDATIRAERAAAAARAGAGAEGS is encoded by the coding sequence ATGACGTCCCCCGCCGCGGGCGGCCACCTCTCCGCCGAGGTCGTGGCGCGGGCGCGGGCGCTGATCGGCCTGTACCCGCACCCCCGTTCCGCGCTGATCCCCATCTGCCACCTGGCCCAGGAGCAGGACGGCTGGCTGTGCCCCGAGGCCATCGAGGAGATCGCCGGGCTGCTCGGCCTCGAACCGGCGGAGGTGCTGGGGACGGCGTCGTTCTACGAGATGCTGCACACCGAGCCGGTCGGGACCTACGTCATCTCGCTGTGCACCAACATCGCCTGCATGCTGCGCGGCGCCTACGACCTGCTCGAGCACGTGGAGACGTCGCTCGGGGTGCGCCCCGGCGCCACCACGGCCGACGGGATGTTCACCCTCGAGGACGCCGAGTGCATCGCCGACTGCGGGCGCGCCCCGTGCCTCCAGGTGAACCACCGCTTCGTCGGCGACGTCACCCCGGCGTCCTTCGACCGGCTGGTCGACGACCTGCGCGCCGGGCGCCTGGCGGACGAGATCCCCCCGCACGGGACCCTGGTGCGGGTGCGCCGGGCCGGGGGCCTGCGCGTCGACGACGCCACCATCCGGGCCGAGCGCGCCGCCGCCGCGGCGCGCGCCGGGGCCGGGGCGGAGGGGTCCTGA